In Salinibaculum sp. SYNS191, the genomic window TCGACGAACCCGTTGTCGGCGAGACTTCGGACGGTGTCGTACACGCGGGGCTGGGGGATGTCCGTCCGTTCGGCGATTTCCGAAGCGGTGAGTTTCCCGTGCCGGAGGACGGCGAGGTACGCCTCTATCTCGTACTCCCCGAAGTCGAAGCGCTCGCCGAGGTGTGCGAGGTTCCCGGAGAGTTCCTCGTTGGCCATGTCAGACACTCGGAGCGATTGCTAAAAGAGTCTGTCCACTGTGGACCAGGAGGGTCATGGCGAGTCGAAGGCCACGGCAGTCTTGATGGTGGCATCGCCGCGTTCGAAGGCCGCAGCGAAGTCGTCGACGGGTGCGACCGTGGTGACGAAGTCGTCCAGGAACCACGACGGGAGGGCCGCCAGCGTCTCGATTGCGGCGCGGAAGTGCCGCGGACCGGAGTTGACGCTGCCGACGACCGCCTTGTTGTTCATCACGAGTTCCTCGTGGAGGCGGCCGCCGTCGACTTCGAACTCCCAGGGGTCGGGGACGCCCAGCAGCGCCGCGACGCCGTTGGGTGCGAGGGCCTCGATGCTCTCGAAGGCGTGTTTCGCGTAGCCGGTCGCCTCGTAGACGAGGTCCGCCGGTTCGTGGACCGACGGTATCTCCGGCACCGGCGTCTCGCGGGAGTCGACGTAGGTCCCGCCCAGTGACTCGACGATGTCGATGGTCGGGTCCGGGCGGTCCCGCCGGCCGAGGCAGTACACGTCCATCTCGTCGACGAGCATCGCGACGGTCACCAGCCCGAGCGAGCCGTTCCCGAGGACGAGCGCCGTCTCCGGATCCCACGTGAACGACGACCGGGAGGCGCGGGCCAGTTCGAGCGCCTTCTCGGAGATGCTGATGGGTTCGACCAGAAAGCCCCACGACGCGAGTTCGTCGGGGAGGGGAACGAGACAGTCGGCGGGGCTGGTGAAGTACTCGCTCATGAACCCGTGAGCCCCGTCGATGCCGCGTTCGACGGTCGCCTCGGGCGGGGCCATGTCGGCCTCGCCGCGCTCGAAGTACTCGTTGGGTCCCGACGGCGGCGGTCGGCGGACCGTCGGGACGACGACGTCGCCGCGGTCGAGGTCGGTCCCGTTGGGGTCCTCGACGACGCCGACGGCCTCGTGTCCCAGCACCAGGTAGTCCTCGCCGGCCGGCATGCCGCCGTGGTGACCCGCGATGACCTCGTGGTCGGTGCCGTCGACGCCGACCCGGAGCGTCCGCACCAGCGCCTCGCCCGGCGCGGGGTCGGGGCGCGGAACGTCGAGCAGTCGGGGCCGGTCCGCGCCCGCCTCGATAGCGATGGCGTCCATGTCGTTCCCTCTCTCCCGGATGGAAAAATATTTACCGGTTTCCGAGTAAATAGTTATAGAGACGCGATTGCGAGTCACTCCGATCGCCCGACCCATGGAACGCTACGACCTGCTGTACCGGCTGTACGAGGAGTTCGACACGGACAGGCTCCGTGCCTACCAGGAGTTCGTCGACCTCTTTCCACCCGTCGACTCCCGTGTCGCCCTCGACCAGTGGCACGACGCCAGCACCGAACTGGACGAGCTGAAGGGGGACGTCAGCGACGCGTTCCCGAACGTCGGCGAGACGTTCGCCACGCTGGCGAGCCACGCGACCCGGAACCAGGCGTTCAACGCGCTGGACCTCTACACGAAACACGGCCGCGGCATCAACGTGCTCGTGCTCGACGTCGACGAGACGCTGCGCTCTGCGGGTAATACGGACAACGAGATTCCCCGCGAAACCCTCCATCTCCTCACCCGATTCCACGACCGGGGAATGCCTATCGTCATCTGCACGGGGCAAACCTTAGAGAACGTCAAGGGCTTTCTCATCCAGGGCCTGGGTAACGAACTCGTCCACTCCGGCGACATCAGCATCGTCTACGAGGCCGGCACCGGCGTCTTCACGCCCGGCCACGGTGCCGACACCAAGCAACTCCTCTACGAGGGCCTCGACGACGAGATACGCGAGGTGTTCAGGCGCGTCCGCTCGGGCGTGCTCTCGGACGCCCCCGAGGACCTCCGCCGGGGCTGTCACCTCCAGGGCAACGAGTTCAACGTCACCCTCAAGCCCAACTTCGAAACCGGCAGCGACGACGCGCGCGCCGTCATCGACGACGCACTCGTCTACCTCCTCGACCTCGTCGAATCCAGCGTCGCCGGCGTCGTCGGTGCCGAGGAGGACGTAGCGGGATACGCACGCGCCTACTACGGGCAGACGGACCCGGAGATTCACGACGTGCTGGCGGCGCTGGACGAGCGGGCGGACGTGGGGGCCGAGGCAGTGCCCGAGGCGTTCCGCGCGCTGTTCGAGCGCATCGACGTGGCCTACTACGAGGCCGACGCCGCCGAGGTCGGGTCGCTCGAACTCAACAAGGTCGCCGGCGTCGAGAGCGCCTTCGACGTGCTGGGCATCGACGACCCCTTCGCTCTCGTCATGGGCGACTCCAAGAGCGACCTCCGCGTCATGCAGTGGGTCGACGACCACGACGCCGGCATCGCCGCAGCACCCGACCACGCCTCACAGCACGTCCTCGACCACGTCACCGCCACCGACAGGCTCGTCTTCGACCGCGGCGACGCCGCCGAGATGCTCCGGACCGCGTTCGCACTGACCCAGTTCGCCGACCTCGACTGAGTACACATGACACCCACATCATCCGACACGACAGCCTCGCCCGACGTCTCCGGCGTCGTCCCGCCGACGGTTACTGCCTTCGACGGTAACGGCGACGTCGACCCGGACGCCACCGCCGCCCACGCACAGTTCGTCGTCGACGGCGGCGCGAACGCCGTCTTCCCGCTCGGGACCAACGGCGAGTTCGCGCTGTTGACCGCCGGGGAGCGCCGCCGGGTCGTCGAGGCAGTCACCGACGCCGTCGACGTCCCGGTCATCGCGGGCGTCGGCGCGCCGAGCACGCGCGAGACGGTCGCCAACGCCGAACACGCGGCGTCGGTCGGCGTCGACGGCGTGGTCGTCGTCACGCCGTACTACTACCCGCTGGACGAGGAAGGCGCGGTCGCACACTACCGCTCGGTCGCGGCGGCCGTCGACGTCCCGGTCTACGTCTACCACATCCCGAGCAAGACCGGCAACGAACTCTCGCTGGAGACGCTGGGGCGGATAGCGGCCCTCGACGGCGTCGCCGGGCTGAAGGACTCCTCGAAGGACGTCCCCTGGCTCGCGCAGGCTATCGACGCCAATCCCGACATGGACTTCCTCGTCGGTTCTGACTCGTTGCTGTTCGCCGGGCTCGAACTCGGCTGCACCGGGCTGGTCAGCGCCGTCGCCAACGTCTTCCCCGAACTCGTCGTCGACCTCTACGACGCCTACGCGGCCGGTGACGAGGACGAGGCCCAGCGGCTCCAGTCGACCGTCTTCGACGTCCGGTCGGCGATGAAACGCGGGCCGTACATGGCCGGCGTCAAGACCGCGCTGTCGCTGCGCGAGACGGACTTCGACGTCGGCGGACTGCGCGCGCCGCTGCGCACGATGGACGACGCGCAGCGGGCGGCCCTGGAGACGGACCTGCGGGAACTCGGAGTGCTGTGAGGACCACGGAGACGGAGCCCATGAGTACACTGTCAACCCCTAAGTCGATGGACGCGGAGGGTAGCGCATGAGCAGAGACTACGGGTCCTTACACGACCCGAACGCGGAGTACACGATGCGGAACCTCTCGGGGGAGACGATGGGCCTGACGGCCTCCCGGGGGCCGCGCGACGTCGAGATAACCGACGTCCAGACGGCGATGGTCGACGGGAACTTCCCGTGGACGCTGGTGCGGGTGTACACCGACGCGGGCGTCGCCGGCACCGGCGAGGCCTACTGGGGCGCGGGCGTGCCGGAGCTAATCGAGCGGATGACGCCGTTTCTCGTCGGCGAGAACCCGCTGGACATCGACCGCCTGTACGAACACCTCGTCCAGAAGATGTCCGGCGAGGGCTCCGTCGAGGGCGTCACCGTGACGGCCATCTCGGGCATCGAACTGGCGCTGCACGACCTCGCCGGGAAGCTGCTGGAGATTCCCGCCTACCAGCTACTGGGCGGGAAGTACCGCGACGCGGTCCGGGTGTACTGCGACTGCCACACCGAGAGCGAGGCCGACCCCGAGGCGTGTGCCGACGAGGCCGAACGGGTCGTCGAGGACCTGGGCTACGACGCGCTGAAGTTCGATCTCGACGTGCCCTCCGGTCACGAGAAGGACCGGGCCAACCGCCACCTGCGGCCGGGCGAGATACGGCACAAGACGAGCATCGTCGAGGCGGTGACCGAGCGGGT contains:
- a CDS encoding glucose 1-dehydrogenase, which produces MDAIAIEAGADRPRLLDVPRPDPAPGEALVRTLRVGVDGTDHEVIAGHHGGMPAGEDYLVLGHEAVGVVEDPNGTDLDRGDVVVPTVRRPPPSGPNEYFERGEADMAPPEATVERGIDGAHGFMSEYFTSPADCLVPLPDELASWGFLVEPISISEKALELARASRSSFTWDPETALVLGNGSLGLVTVAMLVDEMDVYCLGRRDRPDPTIDIVESLGGTYVDSRETPVPEIPSVHEPADLVYEATGYAKHAFESIEALAPNGVAALLGVPDPWEFEVDGGRLHEELVMNNKAVVGSVNSGPRHFRAAIETLAALPSWFLDDFVTTVAPVDDFAAAFERGDATIKTAVAFDSP
- a CDS encoding HAD family hydrolase — encoded protein: MERYDLLYRLYEEFDTDRLRAYQEFVDLFPPVDSRVALDQWHDASTELDELKGDVSDAFPNVGETFATLASHATRNQAFNALDLYTKHGRGINVLVLDVDETLRSAGNTDNEIPRETLHLLTRFHDRGMPIVICTGQTLENVKGFLIQGLGNELVHSGDISIVYEAGTGVFTPGHGADTKQLLYEGLDDEIREVFRRVRSGVLSDAPEDLRRGCHLQGNEFNVTLKPNFETGSDDARAVIDDALVYLLDLVESSVAGVVGAEEDVAGYARAYYGQTDPEIHDVLAALDERADVGAEAVPEAFRALFERIDVAYYEADAAEVGSLELNKVAGVESAFDVLGIDDPFALVMGDSKSDLRVMQWVDDHDAGIAAAPDHASQHVLDHVTATDRLVFDRGDAAEMLRTAFALTQFADLD
- a CDS encoding dihydrodipicolinate synthase family protein yields the protein MTPTSSDTTASPDVSGVVPPTVTAFDGNGDVDPDATAAHAQFVVDGGANAVFPLGTNGEFALLTAGERRRVVEAVTDAVDVPVIAGVGAPSTRETVANAEHAASVGVDGVVVVTPYYYPLDEEGAVAHYRSVAAAVDVPVYVYHIPSKTGNELSLETLGRIAALDGVAGLKDSSKDVPWLAQAIDANPDMDFLVGSDSLLFAGLELGCTGLVSAVANVFPELVVDLYDAYAAGDEDEAQRLQSTVFDVRSAMKRGPYMAGVKTALSLRETDFDVGGLRAPLRTMDDAQRAALETDLRELGVL
- a CDS encoding mandelate racemase/muconate lactonizing enzyme family protein, which codes for MSRDYGSLHDPNAEYTMRNLSGETMGLTASRGPRDVEITDVQTAMVDGNFPWTLVRVYTDAGVAGTGEAYWGAGVPELIERMTPFLVGENPLDIDRLYEHLVQKMSGEGSVEGVTVTAISGIELALHDLAGKLLEIPAYQLLGGKYRDAVRVYCDCHTESEADPEACADEAERVVEDLGYDALKFDLDVPSGHEKDRANRHLRPGEIRHKTSIVEAVTERVRDRADVAFDCHWTFSGGSAKRLAAALEDYDVWWLEDPVPPENLDVQRQVTESTVTPIAAGENRYRVTEHRRLLEDGAVDIVAPDLPKVGGMRETRKIADVANQYYVPVAMHNVASPVGTMASAQVAAAIPNALAVEYHSYELGWWSDLVEGEVIEDGYIQVPEEPGLGVTLDMDTVADHLVDGEELFDEA